A portion of the Thermosediminibacter oceani DSM 16646 genome contains these proteins:
- the cobC gene encoding alpha-ribazole phosphatase has product MARIFLVRHGETLWNRNFLYQGQKDIPLNEKGRQQAARLSQVLKRETFDAVYSSDLERALETAKIIAAPHGLPVISTKDMRELSFGEWEGHSYQELEEKYPEEFHRWRCNPSENRPPGGESLKDLVERVSSFVKLAAKNHPDGNILIVTHAGPIRVILTAVLGLDFRYFWKFKISNGSITVLHYDGSGELNDDNTFIVKVNETQHLE; this is encoded by the coding sequence TTGGCCAGGATATTTCTGGTGAGACATGGTGAAACCCTCTGGAATAGAAATTTTTTGTACCAGGGACAGAAGGATATCCCTCTTAACGAAAAGGGGAGGCAGCAGGCAGCAAGGCTTTCACAGGTTTTAAAGCGGGAAACCTTCGATGCTGTGTATTCCAGCGACCTTGAAAGAGCTCTCGAGACTGCAAAAATCATCGCAGCACCTCACGGGCTTCCCGTAATTTCCACAAAGGATATGAGAGAGCTCAGTTTCGGGGAATGGGAAGGGCATTCATATCAGGAGCTTGAAGAAAAATACCCCGAAGAATTCCACCGGTGGCGGTGTAATCCGAGCGAAAACAGGCCACCGGGTGGTGAGAGCCTGAAGGACCTGGTGGAAAGGGTTTCAAGTTTTGTAAAGCTTGCAGCAAAAAATCATCCTGACGGCAATATTTTGATTGTTACCCACGCTGGCCCTATAAGGGTGATATTAACGGCCGTCCTCGGCCTGGATTTCAGGTATTTTTGGAAGTTTAAAATAAGCAATGGTTCCATTACCGTATTACATTACGACGGCAGCGGTGAATTGAATGATGACAATACTTTTATAGTGAAGGTAAACGAGACCCAGCATCTGGAATAA
- the cobS gene encoding adenosylcobinamide-GDP ribazoletransferase: MGLYAAFLFLTRIPLPYFELDQKHIARSLPFFPFVGAVIGVLLAGVDLILKKAVPAPALAALLVTLEMIVTGGLHVDGFADTMDGLFCGKEREKKLEVMKDSRLGAYGAIGVVLLLLLKYSAMLSILPEFRTRLLIIFPVISRWMMTYSITFFPYLREKGIGRVFNEDKSSMMFFLSTLFTLTIVFIAAGIEGIKIAFLTFVSGLLFSLYIFRQLGGMTGDTYGAVNEFCEIAALYIYLIYFGRL, from the coding sequence ATGGGATTATACGCTGCGTTTTTGTTTCTGACAAGAATACCGTTGCCTTATTTCGAATTGGATCAAAAACATATAGCCCGATCCCTGCCTTTTTTCCCGTTTGTTGGAGCTGTTATAGGTGTCCTCTTGGCGGGCGTTGATTTGATTCTAAAAAAGGCCGTTCCGGCTCCCGCGCTGGCTGCTTTGCTCGTAACCCTTGAAATGATAGTTACCGGCGGGTTGCACGTGGACGGTTTTGCGGATACTATGGACGGCCTTTTTTGCGGGAAGGAGAGGGAGAAAAAGCTTGAAGTGATGAAAGACAGCCGCCTGGGGGCCTACGGTGCGATTGGTGTGGTACTCCTCCTTTTACTAAAGTATTCGGCCATGCTTTCGATACTTCCGGAGTTTAGGACCAGGTTATTAATTATATTTCCGGTGATTTCAAGATGGATGATGACCTATAGCATCACCTTTTTTCCCTACCTTCGGGAAAAGGGGATCGGTAGAGTCTTCAATGAAGACAAATCATCAATGATGTTTTTTTTATCCACCTTATTCACTCTAACGATCGTTTTTATAGCAGCAGGAATTGAAGGTATAAAAATCGCGTTTTTAACTTTTGTTTCGGGCCTTTTATTTTCGCTATACATATTCAGGCAGCTTGGAGGAATGACCGGAGATACTTACGGCGCCGTCAACGAATTCTGTGAAATTGCAGCCCTCTACATTTATTTGATTTATTTTGGAAGACTATAA
- the cbiB gene encoding adenosylcobinamide-phosphate synthase CbiB yields the protein MDKYHTAIIILCAFVLDLLLGDPRRPTHPVVLTGKLIAYLEKILYGAFKTPAGLKAAGVILWLITVPTVYISSYAIIALSYKLNYWLGFFCSTWLIYTSLATKNLADEAFAILAKLRSGDLQEARARLGGIVGRDTQDLPVEEICRATVETVAENTVDGIISPIFYAFLGGGPLALAFKAASTLDSMVGYKNERYIHFGWFSARMDDLLNFIPARLGGLLILTASLLLGLDAKRGFKTVLSDAGNHESPNAGIPEAAVAGALGIRLGGWNSYSGSLHFSPYMGQKLRDIKPEDIKVTVALSIISAFLALVTGEIIILILA from the coding sequence ATGGATAAATACCACACGGCTATAATTATACTTTGTGCCTTCGTCCTGGACCTGCTCCTGGGTGATCCCCGGCGGCCGACGCATCCCGTCGTGCTTACGGGAAAACTTATTGCCTATTTGGAAAAGATCCTTTACGGCGCTTTTAAAACCCCGGCGGGCTTAAAGGCAGCGGGAGTTATCCTATGGCTGATCACTGTACCTACTGTATATATTTCCTCTTACGCGATAATAGCTTTGTCTTATAAATTAAATTACTGGCTGGGATTTTTCTGCTCCACATGGCTCATATACACATCGCTGGCGACAAAAAATCTGGCGGATGAAGCTTTTGCAATACTGGCAAAATTGCGGTCGGGGGATCTACAAGAAGCCAGAGCGCGACTCGGAGGCATAGTCGGCAGGGATACCCAAGATCTCCCTGTGGAAGAGATATGCAGAGCTACCGTCGAGACGGTTGCTGAAAACACCGTTGACGGAATCATTTCCCCTATATTTTACGCCTTTCTCGGTGGTGGGCCCCTGGCTTTAGCTTTTAAAGCCGCGAGTACCCTTGATTCAATGGTAGGATATAAAAACGAGAGGTATATTCACTTCGGGTGGTTCTCGGCCAGGATGGACGACCTTTTAAACTTCATTCCCGCAAGACTGGGGGGGCTTTTAATCCTCACCGCATCGTTGCTCCTTGGTCTCGATGCAAAAAGAGGGTTTAAGACGGTACTTTCTGACGCCGGAAATCATGAAAGCCCTAATGCGGGAATTCCCGAAGCGGCTGTAGCGGGTGCTCTGGGTATCCGCCTGGGAGGCTGGAACTCTTATTCCGGCAGTTTGCACTTCAGTCCTTATATGGGTCAGAAGTTGAGGGATATAAAGCCGGAAGACATAAAGGTTACGGTGGCGCTCAGTATAATCTCCGCTTTTCTGGCGCTGGTCACTGGCGAAATAATTATTTTGATATTAGCTTAA
- the cobD gene encoding threonine-phosphate decarboxylase CobD translates to MEKRSHGGNVYEVSKKFKLDLREILDFSANINPLGFPNSVRQIIWEKIDEIVHYPDPGQVELREAAAIYYGVEPENILPGNGSVELINLTLEALRPSKVIIPSPTFTEYAFASRNRRIETELVDMTKNDFCWDYDFIESIKDRICPGALVIVCNPNNPTGYLVVKDVIKPLIEETERAKAFLLLDEAFMDFVGESQSLCAEVVSRSNVIVLRSLTKFFALPGLRIGFAIGNEELIKKIEKLKDPWNVNTFAGAVGSEVLKDKAYIEKTREYISREREFLWDGLRQFSCFTPFRSSANFILVKITAEFGAGFLARELLRRGIAIRECGDFAFLDDSYFRVAVKDRRANEILLEALRQATKEIGLE, encoded by the coding sequence GTGGAAAAGAGAAGCCATGGCGGCAATGTTTATGAGGTGAGTAAAAAGTTTAAATTGGATCTACGGGAGATACTGGACTTCAGTGCCAACATCAATCCCCTCGGTTTTCCTAATTCAGTAAGGCAAATTATATGGGAAAAAATTGATGAAATAGTCCATTATCCCGACCCGGGGCAGGTAGAGCTCAGAGAAGCCGCCGCCATTTATTACGGTGTAGAACCCGAAAACATCCTTCCCGGTAACGGTTCCGTGGAATTGATAAATCTAACCCTGGAAGCCCTGAGACCGTCAAAGGTGATTATTCCATCGCCGACGTTTACAGAATACGCGTTTGCATCCCGAAACAGGCGGATAGAAACCGAACTGGTGGATATGACAAAAAATGATTTTTGCTGGGACTATGATTTTATCGAATCTATAAAAGACAGGATATGCCCCGGCGCGCTGGTGATAGTATGCAACCCCAACAACCCTACCGGTTACCTTGTCGTAAAAGATGTTATAAAACCCCTTATTGAGGAAACGGAAAGAGCAAAGGCCTTCTTGCTCCTGGACGAAGCCTTTATGGACTTCGTAGGGGAAAGCCAGAGCCTTTGCGCTGAAGTTGTGAGCCGTTCGAATGTCATCGTGCTCAGGTCCCTGACAAAGTTTTTTGCGCTGCCGGGCCTGAGGATAGGTTTTGCCATAGGCAATGAGGAATTAATTAAGAAAATAGAAAAACTTAAAGACCCGTGGAACGTAAATACTTTTGCCGGAGCTGTGGGGTCCGAGGTATTAAAGGATAAGGCCTACATAGAAAAAACAAGAGAATATATTTCCCGGGAAAGGGAATTTCTGTGGGATGGTTTAAGGCAGTTTTCCTGTTTTACCCCCTTTAGATCCTCGGCCAATTTCATCCTTGTAAAAATAACGGCTGAATTCGGAGCCGGATTTCTGGCACGAGAGCTGCTAAGAAGGGGTATCGCGATCAGGGAATGCGGCGATTTTGCGTTCCTGGACGATTCTTACTTTAGAGTGGCCGTAAAGGACCGGAGGGCAAACGAAATCCTGCTGGAAGCACTAAGACAAGCAACCAAAGAAATCGGGTTAGAGTAG
- a CDS encoding GHMP kinase yields MVGEARCPASCGEIVQGAIGGRNFLITCPISLYSTVRVELIRGSGEKKHTANSTDGAGDWQKAREAIRKLLDYFGFHELDFDIRIVSQIPVGKGLSSSTADITAACLAAARALAKSISPDLIADIALSIEPSDGVMYRGSVIFDHLHGTWRESLGELPDMNVYIIDPEEVVDTESFNSRRDLEELNRKKENMVEEALYMTREAFRKKDIGLLGRAMIKSAIAHQEILYKPHLEHIINLSLKCGAVGVNVAHSGSAVGVFFEKGRTPESSFFEGLRRIMVGFGKEYRVIKTAIDNSGPRIL; encoded by the coding sequence TTGGTAGGCGAAGCCCGCTGTCCCGCAAGCTGCGGCGAGATAGTCCAGGGGGCTATAGGCGGCCGCAATTTTCTTATTACCTGCCCGATATCCCTGTACTCAACGGTCAGGGTAGAATTGATACGGGGCTCTGGCGAAAAAAAACATACTGCAAATTCTACCGACGGAGCGGGGGACTGGCAAAAAGCCCGCGAAGCTATAAGAAAGCTGTTGGATTATTTTGGTTTTCACGAACTCGATTTTGATATCCGCATCGTATCTCAAATACCGGTGGGGAAGGGGCTATCCTCCAGTACGGCGGATATCACCGCCGCGTGCCTTGCCGCTGCCAGAGCGCTGGCTAAATCTATATCGCCCGATCTGATTGCAGACATTGCTCTGTCCATAGAGCCGAGCGATGGAGTAATGTACAGAGGGTCTGTAATTTTCGACCACCTGCACGGAACCTGGAGGGAGAGCCTGGGAGAATTGCCCGATATGAACGTTTACATAATCGATCCGGAAGAAGTAGTGGATACTGAGTCGTTTAACAGCCGGCGGGATTTGGAAGAATTGAACAGGAAAAAAGAAAATATGGTGGAAGAGGCTTTATACATGACTCGAGAGGCTTTTAGAAAAAAGGATATCGGGCTGTTGGGAAGGGCTATGATAAAAAGCGCTATAGCTCACCAGGAGATCCTTTACAAGCCTCATCTGGAGCATATCATAAACTTGAGTCTGAAGTGCGGGGCCGTCGGCGTTAATGTAGCCCACAGCGGGTCGGCGGTAGGAGTATTTTTCGAAAAGGGTCGTACTCCAGAAAGCAGTTTTTTTGAAGGCTTGAGGCGAATCATGGTCGGCTTCGGAAAAGAATACAGGGTTATAAAAACCGCTATTGACAACTCCGGGCCGCGGATTTTATGA
- the cobU gene encoding bifunctional adenosylcobinamide kinase/adenosylcobinamide-phosphate guanylyltransferase, translated as MSIVFITGGARSGKSRFAEKLAREAGIRVVYIATAQALDEEMAHRISIHRQRRPETWKTIEEPLHLSKVLSEICGDADFSKYDAVLVDCMALFTSNWICSAEIEGIEQQESLRKALLQEIENAISAARVLEKKVIIVSNEVGMGLVPEYPLGRIYRDLLGEINQMLAAAADEVYFLVSGIPMKLK; from the coding sequence TTGAGTATCGTTTTTATCACCGGAGGAGCCCGCAGTGGGAAAAGCCGTTTTGCAGAAAAACTAGCCCGCGAGGCGGGGATTAGAGTTGTCTACATAGCTACCGCCCAGGCGCTGGATGAAGAAATGGCCCATCGAATATCCATACACAGGCAAAGAAGACCCGAAACCTGGAAGACTATCGAAGAACCCCTGCATCTATCCAAGGTTTTAAGTGAGATATGCGGGGATGCGGATTTTTCAAAATACGATGCCGTGCTCGTAGATTGTATGGCTCTTTTCACATCCAATTGGATCTGTTCTGCAGAAATCGAAGGAATAGAACAGCAGGAGTCTTTAAGGAAAGCTCTGCTTCAGGAGATTGAAAACGCGATAAGTGCCGCCAGGGTTTTGGAAAAGAAAGTGATTATCGTGTCCAACGAAGTAGGGATGGGTCTGGTGCCGGAGTATCCGCTGGGAAGAATTTACAGGGACCTTCTCGGTGAAATAAATCAGATGCTTGCGGCGGCAGCCGATGAGGTATATTTTCTCGTTTCGGGCATACCTATGAAGTTGAAGTGA
- a CDS encoding FecCD family ABC transporter permease has translation MDLKNKTTKIYALLLVLILLASFVSLGTGAVNVPLSKILKIIASQIPGIGAGVVSDWSSSQEVIILNLRLPRIILAFLIGAELSAAGVIYQGIFRNPLADPYIIGASAGASLGASLAILLFQGVKVMGMGSVPAFAFLGAFLTVIIVYVIAGIGGRTSSHTLLLAGIAISSFISAVVSFLMYFSGQKLQHIYFWMLGSFSSQGWKEVYMNLPYGILGFLLGMWNLRSLNILQLGEDTAFFTGVDVELLKKLSLAAGSLLTASAVAVCGIIGFVGLIIPHIIRMLVGPDHRKLYPMSALAGGLYLMLADTASRIVIAPTELPVGILTALFGGPFFLHLLLKKNQRDYRL, from the coding sequence ATGGACCTAAAAAACAAGACTACGAAAATATACGCCCTGCTGCTGGTATTGATACTTCTCGCAAGTTTCGTATCGCTGGGAACGGGAGCGGTAAACGTACCGCTGTCAAAGATCTTAAAGATAATAGCGAGTCAAATTCCCGGTATCGGTGCCGGAGTGGTTTCCGACTGGTCGTCTTCTCAGGAAGTAATAATTTTGAACCTGCGGCTTCCGAGGATAATACTGGCTTTTCTCATAGGAGCGGAACTTTCCGCAGCCGGGGTCATCTATCAGGGCATATTTCGCAACCCTTTAGCCGACCCTTATATTATCGGCGCTTCCGCCGGTGCTTCACTGGGTGCATCCCTTGCCATTTTGCTGTTTCAGGGAGTGAAGGTTATGGGCATGGGGTCCGTGCCCGCTTTTGCCTTCCTCGGGGCCTTCTTAACTGTAATCATCGTCTACGTCATTGCCGGGATCGGCGGAAGGACCAGTTCTCACACCCTCCTGCTTGCCGGTATCGCGATAAGCAGTTTCATTTCCGCCGTGGTGTCCTTTCTGATGTATTTCAGCGGCCAAAAGCTCCAGCATATTTATTTCTGGATGCTTGGGAGTTTTTCCTCTCAGGGATGGAAGGAGGTTTACATGAATCTTCCCTACGGCATTCTGGGATTTCTCCTGGGCATGTGGAATTTAAGGTCGCTCAACATACTTCAGCTGGGCGAGGACACGGCCTTTTTCACCGGGGTCGACGTAGAACTGCTTAAAAAATTGAGCCTAGCCGCCGGATCGTTGTTGACCGCTTCCGCCGTTGCAGTGTGCGGCATCATCGGTTTCGTGGGACTCATTATCCCTCATATAATAAGAATGCTGGTAGGCCCCGATCACCGTAAGCTCTATCCGATGTCGGCCCTGGCCGGCGGGCTGTACCTGATGCTCGCCGATACGGCTTCAAGGATCGTTATAGCGCCTACAGAGCTGCCCGTGGGGATTCTAACGGCCCTCTTTGGTGGGCCGTTTTTCCTACACCTGCTTTTGAAAAAAAACCAAAGAGATTACAGGCTGTAA
- a CDS encoding ABC transporter substrate-binding protein, with protein MKLKFKRIIPAILIVVILASLTACGAKNQADPNHNDQNTYPVKIKDQMGREVVIEKEPERIVSLAPSNTEILFALSLGDKVVGVTDYCDYPEEAKKKEKIGGFADPNMEKVISLKPDLVIATSMHEKPVTKLEELNIPVIVLNPKNIDEIFGAIELIGRATNKVQQAEELVSGLKNRIKAVEDRVSSIPTDKRPQVFYELWHSPITTAGPGTFVHDLIEKAGGRNIAADAEKEYPEYSQEMVIAKNPDIIIYSYHGNNGQSSEQDISNRPGWKNIKAVKEGKVFYVDEDILQLPTPRLVDGLEQLAKIIHPEIFKD; from the coding sequence ATGAAACTAAAATTCAAAAGAATAATTCCCGCGATCCTCATTGTGGTGATACTAGCTTCATTAACCGCGTGCGGTGCGAAAAACCAAGCGGACCCCAATCATAACGACCAAAATACATACCCGGTAAAAATAAAGGACCAGATGGGAAGAGAGGTTGTCATTGAAAAGGAACCGGAACGAATCGTGTCGCTCGCTCCGAGCAATACCGAAATCCTTTTTGCCCTGAGCTTAGGCGATAAAGTCGTTGGCGTTACCGATTACTGTGATTATCCCGAAGAGGCAAAGAAAAAGGAAAAAATAGGCGGTTTTGCCGACCCGAATATGGAAAAGGTTATATCACTCAAACCCGACCTGGTTATCGCTACCAGCATGCATGAAAAACCGGTAACAAAACTGGAAGAACTAAACATCCCGGTAATTGTTCTAAATCCTAAGAACATCGACGAGATCTTTGGCGCCATAGAGCTTATCGGAAGAGCGACGAACAAGGTCCAGCAGGCCGAGGAACTGGTGTCCGGTCTTAAAAATAGAATAAAAGCCGTTGAGGACCGGGTCTCTTCAATCCCTACCGATAAAAGGCCTCAAGTCTTTTACGAACTATGGCATTCGCCCATCACAACTGCAGGGCCCGGAACTTTCGTGCACGATCTTATAGAGAAAGCCGGGGGGCGGAATATTGCCGCTGATGCGGAGAAAGAATATCCCGAGTACAGCCAGGAAATGGTAATCGCTAAAAATCCGGATATAATTATATATTCCTATCATGGCAATAACGGTCAATCATCAGAACAAGATATAAGTAACCGCCCCGGTTGGAAAAATATAAAAGCCGTCAAAGAAGGCAAAGTTTTTTACGTGGATGAAGACATACTCCAGCTCCCCACCCCAAGGCTCGTCGACGGTCTGGAGCAGCTTGCTAAGATAATTCACCCCGAAATTTTTAAAGATTGA
- the ptsP gene encoding phosphoenolpyruvate--protein phosphotransferase, whose amino-acid sequence MYQGIAASPGIEIGKAFVLKESEIVIRVTSITEDDIPAEIDRLEGALAKSREQLLRVKEKAEKELGPDKAQIFEAHIMVLDDPIFLDEIREKIKSERITADNAVHQVVEKYVGMFENMEDEYLKERAADIKDVGDRILKNILGVPIQSLADLSEDVIVVAKDLTPSDTAQMDKEKVKAFATDMGGRTSHTAIMARSLEIPAVVGLGFLSKEVNDGDTVIIDGNKGIVYVNPDEETLRRYHALRLDYIRYREELKKLRDLPAETRDGARRVELSANIGTPKDVRGALENGAEGIGLYRTEFLYMDRENLPDEEEQFQAYKQVAEAMNPRPVIIRTLDIGGDKKLPSLDMPEELNPFLGWRAIRMCLDRPHILKIQLRAILRASHYGNIKIMYPMISGIDEIRKANAILEEAKNELRQEGVPFDENLEVGIMVEIPSAAVIADILAKEVDFFSIGTNDLIQYTLAVDRMNEKIAHLYEPFHPAVLRLIKNVIDASHKAGKWTGMCGEMAGDPLAAPILLGLGLDEFSMSATSISQVKKVIRSLTYDQAKQIAAKALEMESADEIKKMLHEVLEEKEN is encoded by the coding sequence ATGTATCAAGGCATCGCGGCTTCGCCAGGTATCGAAATCGGAAAAGCTTTTGTGCTCAAAGAGAGCGAGATAGTCATAAGGGTCACTAGTATCACCGAAGATGATATACCCGCAGAAATAGACAGGTTGGAGGGAGCGCTGGCAAAATCGAGAGAACAGCTGCTGAGGGTAAAGGAAAAGGCTGAAAAAGAGCTCGGACCGGATAAAGCGCAGATTTTCGAGGCCCACATCATGGTACTGGACGATCCGATTTTTCTCGATGAGATAAGAGAGAAAATAAAAAGCGAGAGGATAACCGCGGATAACGCGGTACACCAAGTGGTTGAAAAGTACGTGGGCATGTTTGAAAACATGGAGGACGAATATCTTAAGGAGCGGGCTGCAGATATAAAAGATGTGGGTGACAGGATTTTAAAAAATATACTGGGCGTTCCGATCCAATCCCTTGCGGATTTAAGCGAAGATGTAATTGTGGTTGCGAAGGATCTAACTCCCTCTGATACCGCCCAGATGGATAAAGAAAAGGTGAAGGCCTTTGCGACTGATATGGGAGGCAGAACGTCTCATACGGCGATCATGGCAAGGTCGTTAGAGATACCGGCTGTCGTCGGCCTGGGATTCCTTTCGAAAGAGGTCAATGACGGTGATACTGTAATAATCGACGGCAACAAGGGCATTGTCTACGTGAACCCCGATGAGGAGACCCTGCGGCGGTATCATGCCCTGAGATTAGATTACATCAGATACAGGGAAGAACTGAAAAAGCTAAGGGATCTTCCGGCTGAGACCAGAGACGGTGCTAGAAGGGTCGAACTTTCAGCAAATATCGGAACTCCGAAGGATGTCAGGGGCGCGCTGGAAAACGGAGCTGAGGGTATAGGCCTTTACCGGACAGAATTTCTGTATATGGACAGGGAAAACCTCCCCGATGAGGAGGAGCAATTCCAGGCTTACAAACAGGTAGCCGAGGCGATGAACCCCAGGCCTGTTATAATAAGGACCCTTGACATCGGCGGAGATAAAAAGCTGCCCAGCCTTGACATGCCGGAAGAACTGAACCCCTTCCTGGGATGGCGTGCGATCCGGATGTGCCTGGATAGACCTCACATCCTAAAAATCCAGTTGAGGGCTATCCTAAGGGCCAGCCATTACGGTAATATCAAAATTATGTACCCTATGATATCGGGTATTGATGAGATAAGAAAAGCTAACGCGATTTTAGAAGAGGCTAAAAACGAGCTCAGGCAGGAGGGTGTGCCGTTCGATGAAAACCTGGAAGTCGGCATAATGGTCGAGATTCCTTCGGCCGCCGTTATCGCTGATATACTTGCTAAGGAAGTGGATTTCTTCAGCATAGGCACCAATGATCTGATTCAGTACACCCTTGCGGTGGACAGGATGAACGAGAAAATAGCCCACCTTTACGAACCCTTCCACCCTGCCGTGCTTAGGCTGATAAAAAACGTCATCGACGCATCCCATAAGGCGGGAAAATGGACGGGCATGTGCGGAGAAATGGCGGGAGACCCCCTCGCCGCTCCTATCCTGCTAGGTCTGGGCCTTGACGAATTTTCCATGAGCGCCACTTCGATATCGCAGGTTAAGAAAGTAATAAGGTCATTGACGTACGACCAGGCAAAGCAAATCGCAGCGAAAGCCCTTGAGATGGAAAGCGCCGATGAAATCAAGAAAATGCTGCATGAGGTCCTTGAAGAAAAAGAAAATTAA